In Candidatus Desulforudis audaxviator MP104C, a genomic segment contains:
- a CDS encoding HU family DNA-binding protein, with amino-acid sequence MNKAELISSVAEKTNLTKKDAEKALSAMLESIREALSAGDKVQLVGFGTFETRERAARKGRNPQTGEEIDIAATKVPVFKAGKELRESVGK; translated from the coding sequence GTGAACAAGGCTGAACTCATTTCGAGTGTCGCCGAAAAAACGAACCTGACCAAGAAGGATGCCGAAAAAGCGCTTTCCGCAATGCTTGAAAGCATTAGGGAGGCCCTTTCCGCCGGGGACAAGGTTCAGCTTGTCGGGTTCGGCACTTTTGAGACCCGGGAGAGAGCGGCTCGTAAGGGGAGAAATCCTCAGACCGGCGAGGAGATCGACATCGCGGCCACGAAGGTTCCGGTTTTCAAGGCCGGAAAGGAGTTGCGGGAGTCGGTCGGCAAGTAA
- a CDS encoding RNA-binding S4 domain-containing protein: protein MRLDKFLKVSRLIKRRALAKEVCDQGLVTVNGRLAKAGTPVNPGDIVRVQLGSRNLYFEVLRLDEHVPAGSAADLYRPLDNGKVSGPG, encoded by the coding sequence GTGCGGCTAGACAAGTTCCTGAAGGTGTCACGCCTGATCAAGCGCCGTGCCCTGGCCAAAGAAGTGTGCGACCAGGGGTTGGTTACCGTGAACGGGCGGCTTGCCAAGGCCGGGACCCCGGTGAACCCGGGAGATATTGTGCGGGTGCAATTGGGTTCCCGTAATCTTTATTTTGAGGTCCTGAGGCTGGATGAGCACGTGCCGGCCGGATCGGCGGCTGATTTATACCGTCCACTCGACAATGGGAAAGTAAGTGGGCCGGGGTGA
- the yabP gene encoding sporulation protein YabP, with product MNEEARHRIEVGQRKETRVDGVRHVESFTEQEISVDTNMGLLVLAGEGLNITQLDLEAGKLQVEGYINSIEYKEAGYRKARRGKKLLGRILK from the coding sequence GTGAACGAGGAAGCCAGGCACCGGATCGAAGTAGGGCAGCGCAAGGAGACCAGGGTCGATGGGGTGCGGCACGTGGAGAGTTTTACCGAGCAAGAAATCTCGGTCGACACCAATATGGGTCTTCTTGTGCTCGCCGGAGAAGGTCTGAATATCACCCAGCTCGATCTGGAAGCGGGGAAGCTCCAGGTGGAGGGCTATATCAACAGCATCGAGTATAAGGAGGCTGGATACCGGAAAGCCCGCCGCGGCAAGAAGCTTCTGGGCCGCATTCTGAAATAG
- the yabQ gene encoding spore cortex biosynthesis protein YabQ — MSLETQFAVFLLSIVIGTGAAFLFDFYRVARLSLRLGRWGTGVGDLLAWMVLTVVVFGLLLPANWGEVRWYILLGLGAGALLYHRSLSRFGAACWERFIRFADRLIRVLASPFLFAWRTAVAVFRIAARSLDGIRVRLRRRLPPPPEDQQL, encoded by the coding sequence TTGTCTCTGGAGACCCAGTTCGCCGTCTTTCTCTTATCAATCGTGATCGGGACGGGAGCCGCCTTTCTTTTTGATTTCTACCGGGTGGCCAGACTGAGCTTGAGGCTCGGCCGGTGGGGTACCGGTGTGGGCGACCTGCTCGCCTGGATGGTGCTGACGGTGGTGGTTTTCGGCCTCCTACTGCCGGCCAACTGGGGCGAGGTGCGCTGGTACATCCTGTTGGGGCTGGGCGCGGGGGCGCTCCTGTACCACCGCAGCCTTTCCCGGTTCGGTGCGGCCTGTTGGGAGCGCTTCATCCGTTTTGCCGACCGGCTGATCCGGGTTCTGGCCAGCCCTTTCCTGTTTGCCTGGCGAACGGCGGTTGCCGTGTTCCGGATCGCGGCCCGGTCCCTCGACGGGATACGCGTGCGCCTCCGCCGCCGTCTTCCTCCACCTCCCGAGGACCAGCAGCTATAA
- a CDS encoding NfeD family protein: MNDQDRGKDRKPEMIVEYVPEKRKTQGGPRRPENGTWQGRFYYYKNTRPFSPLALAVLAVAGLVAVCLVLAIGAIILFFALGAGLLFVLWRRLMRR; encoded by the coding sequence ATGAACGATCAAGACCGGGGGAAAGATCGGAAACCCGAAATGATCGTGGAGTACGTCCCTGAAAAGCGGAAGACCCAAGGAGGACCTCGCAGGCCGGAGAACGGGACCTGGCAGGGTCGCTTTTACTACTACAAGAACACCAGGCCTTTTTCCCCGCTGGCCCTGGCTGTCTTGGCCGTGGCCGGTCTGGTTGCCGTCTGCCTGGTACTGGCCATCGGTGCCATCATACTGTTTTTTGCCCTGGGCGCCGGCCTTTTGTTCGTACTGTGGCGCCGCCTGATGAGGAGATAA
- a CDS encoding sigma factor-like helix-turn-helix DNA-binding protein, translating to MQIEIRGAERLSLRERQVVALKELGYSNGAVAKKLGLSPSTVATLFNRARTKGYQVVLVISGDPLGIFGEEEGGEPDSADDDG from the coding sequence GTGCAGATCGAAATCAGAGGCGCCGAGCGCCTCAGCCTTCGTGAGCGCCAGGTGGTAGCGCTCAAGGAACTCGGCTATTCCAACGGTGCCGTGGCGAAGAAGCTAGGCTTGAGCCCGAGCACCGTGGCCACCCTTTTCAACCGGGCCCGAACCAAGGGTTACCAGGTGGTGCTGGTCATCAGCGGCGACCCGCTGGGCATCTTCGGTGAAGAGGAAGGAGGTGAGCCCGACAGTGCAGACGACGACGGCTAG
- a CDS encoding FtsB family cell division protein, whose product MQTTTARRRFNPVKSRLPVMLLIVLLTYFSVSLGFQLNKLWTMQNSIMEMKDQVVQLRSQNEYLWERLTILQSEGYIEETARERLGLIRPGEVRIVPVLPEDSGGQIPDRSIKD is encoded by the coding sequence GTGCAGACGACGACGGCTAGGCGCCGGTTCAACCCGGTGAAGAGCAGGCTGCCGGTTATGCTCCTGATCGTCCTGCTGACCTATTTCTCAGTGTCTCTCGGCTTCCAGTTGAACAAGCTCTGGACCATGCAGAACTCGATCATGGAGATGAAGGATCAGGTGGTACAACTGCGGAGCCAGAATGAATACCTGTGGGAACGCCTAACCATACTGCAATCGGAGGGTTACATCGAAGAGACGGCCCGGGAGCGCCTGGGCCTGATCAGGCCGGGGGAAGTGCGGATCGTGCCGGTGCTTCCGGAGGACAGTGGCGGTCAGATACCGGACCGGAGTATCAAAGACTGA
- the hisG gene encoding ATP phosphoribosyltransferase has product MKLRLGLPKGSLQEKTFQLFKKAGYDLQVNSRSYYPAVNDPELEILLMRAQEIPRYVHEGVLDAGLSGLDWIMENEADVVEVADLIYSKRSQRPVRLVLAVANDSDIREVRDLQGKRIATELVNVTRRYLAAQGVEAIVEYSYGATEVKVPNLVDAIADLTETGSSLRANNLRILAVILESNTKLHANRAAWADPWKREKLLNLTVLLTGALRAENMVGLKMNVPGDRIDAVLGVLPAMKHPTVSQLFNSDWVAIETILNEQQVRDLIPILKRAGAQDIIEYPLNKVIP; this is encoded by the coding sequence TTGAAACTGCGTCTCGGACTGCCCAAGGGGAGCTTGCAGGAGAAGACCTTCCAACTGTTCAAGAAGGCGGGCTACGACTTGCAGGTTAATTCCCGCTCCTACTACCCGGCCGTAAACGACCCTGAACTCGAAATCCTGCTGATGCGGGCCCAGGAGATTCCCCGCTACGTGCACGAGGGCGTACTCGACGCCGGCTTGAGCGGCCTCGACTGGATCATGGAAAACGAGGCCGATGTGGTCGAGGTGGCCGACCTAATCTACAGCAAACGGTCTCAGCGGCCGGTACGCTTGGTCCTGGCGGTGGCCAACGACAGCGATATCAGAGAAGTGCGCGACCTGCAGGGCAAGCGGATCGCCACCGAACTGGTGAACGTGACCCGCCGGTATTTGGCGGCGCAGGGCGTGGAGGCCATTGTTGAGTATTCCTACGGTGCCACCGAGGTTAAAGTGCCCAATCTGGTTGACGCCATCGCCGACCTGACCGAAACCGGGAGTTCGCTGCGGGCTAACAACCTGCGGATTCTGGCCGTCATCCTGGAGTCCAACACCAAACTGCACGCCAACCGGGCTGCCTGGGCCGATCCTTGGAAACGCGAGAAACTACTGAATCTCACTGTCCTGCTAACCGGGGCCCTCCGGGCCGAGAACATGGTCGGGCTGAAGATGAACGTCCCGGGAGACCGGATCGACGCCGTGCTCGGCGTGCTCCCCGCAATGAAACACCCGACTGTCTCCCAGTTGTTCAACAGCGACTGGGTCGCCATCGAGACCATCCTGAACGAGCAGCAGGTGCGGGACCTGATCCCGATCCTGAAAAGGGCCGGAGCCCAAGATATCATTGAGTACCCGTTGAACAAGGTCATTCCCTGA